The DNA segment GCCACCGCCGGCCGATGATCGGCGCAGCCCAGCGGACCATCGGGGTAACCCAGGCCCGCGGCGCCCACACCCAAGTGGTGGGTTTACCGGATGCCGCCTGAACGATCGGAGTTTGCGCTGTGCAATCTGAACGTGACAGGCGGAACCCCTGCGCCACAATGGTCTAAGTGTCCATGGCCGAGGGCCCGCGCTTGACCCCGACCCCTACCCCAAACGACGCCATCACCACAGGCGTGCCAAGCGATCGCCTCTGGTTGCGCTCCGAATTGATGGGCACCCAGGTGATCACCCGTGACACCGGCCGCCGCCTGGGGGTGGTGGGTGAGGTGATCGTCGATATCGACCGCCGTGAAGTGGTGGCCGTGGGGCTGCGGGACAACCCCCTGACCCGTTTCCTGCCAGGCCTGCCGCGCTGGATGCCGCTGGACCGGATCCGTCAGGTGGGCGATGTGATCCTGGTGGATTCGGCCGACTCCCTCAGCGAGAACTTCAACCCCGAGCGCTACAGCCGGGTGATCAACTGCCAGGTGATCACCGAGTCCGGCGAGCAGCTGGGGCGGGTGCTCGGCTTCGCCTTCGACATCGAAACCGGCGAGCTCACCACCCTGGTGATGGGCGCCCTGGGTGTGCCCCTGTTGGGGGAAGGGGTGCTGAGCACCTGGGAAATGCCTGTGGAGGAGATCGTCAGCAGTGGCCCGGATCGGATCATTGTTTACGAGGGAGCCGAAGACAAGCTCAAACAGCTGAACAGCGGGGTGCTTGAGAAGCTGGGAGTCGGTGGTCCCAGCTGGGAAGAGCAGGAGCGGGAGCGCTACCGCGTCAACCTGGTGCCGGTGGAAAATCAGCTCACCTCCGGACAACCCCAGGAGCAGGAGCAACGGCGTCTTCAGGCTTCAGAAGCCGAACGGTTTGAGGCTGATGCAGAACTGGAATATGTGGAGCTGGAGGACCGGCGACAGGAGTTGATGCAGCAACGCCGCTACCTCGATGAGCCCCAGCGGTACGACGAGCAGCCTTACGCCGAGCCTCCTCGCTACGACGAGCGGCCGCCTGAGCGAGCACGGACCTACAACGAACCTGCACCCTTCGAGCAGCAGCCTGCCTACGAAGAACAGGCTGCTTATGGAGAACAGGCTGCTTACGAGGAACAGCCGCCGCGGCGTGCCATGCCAGCCTCCCGCCGCGCGGTTCAGCAGTCCGGAGAACCTCTCGATGTGGAACCGATGGAGGATGCAGCGCCCCAGCGCCGGAGCCAAGATCTCGACGATCCCTGGTGAACGGATTTAAGGCGCCGACAATCGTTCAGGACGCCTTGAAATCCAACGATGCGCTGTTGACGCAGTAGCGCTGGCCCGTTGGCGCGGGGCCATCGGGGAAGACGTGCCCGAGGTGAGCATCACATTGAGCGCAATTGATTTCAGTGCGCACCATCCCGTGGGTCAGATCCGCTTTGGTGGTGATCGCCTCGGAGCTGACACCATCCCAGAAGCTGGGCCAGCCCGTGCCCGAATCGAACTTGGTCTCAGAGCTGAACAAAGGCGCACCACAGCAGACGCAGTGGTACGTCCCCGTGGCCTTGTTGTTCCAGTAAGCCCCGGTGAAGGCCCGCTCCGTGCCACCGCAGCGGGCCACCTGGAACTGCTCCGGCGTCAGGGATTGCTTCCACTCCTCGGCGCTGCGTTCGACCGGATTGGACGGGGACATGGTCGTCGGAACCAGAGTGGGCAGCAGCCTAGGAAGCGTTGAGCTCTCGGGGAAGCAACCCCCTCACCTCTGCAGCCAACGCGGCCACCGCCCCGGGTTCTCCCCGCAAGGCCTGGAGGTCCTGGCGCTGGCCCTCAAGCCGCTCAGGGGCGTTCAGCCAATCGCAGGCCTCCTTCGCAATCTCCTCCGGGGTGATCGCCCCCACCCGCTCCGGCACAACGGCGCGGCCTGAACTGATGTTCGGCCAGGCCATCAACCCGTTGTTGCGCAGACGCCAGAGGGTCAACAGAACACCGATCAGACGCCGCAGACCCGGCAGACGCGCCAGCAGTCCCAGCCCGCCGTCCCAGGCCTGCATCACCTCCAGGTGCTGAGTAGGAACAATCACGATCATCGGCACGGCAAGGGCACCGAGCTCGGCCGTGTTGGCACCGACCGTGGTCAGGGCCAGGGTGCACTGGCTCAGGGGGCCATGGGCCGGATGCTGCTCCAGCAGACGAATCCGCGTCCCCGCCCCCGTCACCAACTCCGTCACCGACTCCTCTTGCTCCACCGACGCCACAGAGGCGCTGTAGCGGGCAGAAATCGGGTTGGATGTGCCGGCGAAACGCAGCAACTCATCAACGCTTGTGGTGGGTGCCAACGGAAGCAGGAAGCGACATCCGGGTTGCAACTGAGCCAGACGATCGGCGGTTTCAAGCAGAAACGGCATGCCGACGCTCAACTTGGCCGGCTTGGACCCAGGCAGCAGGCCAATCCACTGGCCCCCGGGGAGAGGATCCTCGCGGCGAGCGAAGGACGACAAATCCGCCATCAGATCGCCGACCACGCGGCATCGGGGCTGATAACGGACCGGCAGCTGGCGGCGCACCGCGTCCGACATCGCCGCAATCCGATCGTTCCAGCCGGGCCAGCGCGCCACCCACTCGGCATAGGTGATGTGGCGGTAGCCGAGACGGGCTGAGAGAAGAACAGTCCAGAACTGATCACCTCCCAGAAAGACCACCACACCCTTCTGCGGCCATGGGCCGTAGCGCTGGGGACGCAGCAGCAGCGACCAGAAACGTCCAGCCGGCACGATGCGCTCGAACAAGCCCCAGGGCTCCGCTGCCGCGCGCTCCTGGCCGGTGGCATTGGGACAGGGCACCAACACCAGATGAAGGGAGGCTGGTGCCTCCGACGATCGAGGTCGCAGGCGAAGGTTGGAATGCAGCCTTTCCGCCAGAGGTCTGACCCAGGTGGTCAGCTCACCGGGACCGTTTGAAACGAGAACGACGGCAGGTCCTGGTTCTGCTGGGCGGGGACGAGCCAAAGAAAAAAATGCGGATGGCGAGACTTGAACTCGCAAGGCCGAAGCCACACGCCCCTCAAACGTGCGTGTCTACCAATTCCACCACATCCGCGTGGTCGACTTCACCGCTCGGGTGTTGTCGAGGTCAGATCATACCGGGCAGGGTCTTCCCCTTTCTGGATTTTCAGTCGGCGCTGATACGATCCGGCGTCAGGCCTGAACATGCTGCGGGATGCCCATCGGCAAAGTGCTGATCGCCAACCGCGGCGAGATTGCCTTAAGGATCATTCGAAGCTGCCGCGAGCTCGGGATCGCCACCGTGGCGGTGTACAGCTCCGTCGACAAGGACGCTCTTCACGTTCAGCTCGCTGATGAAGCGGTCTGCGTGGGCGAAGCCCTCAGCAGCAAGAGCTACCTCAACATTCCCAATATCCTGGCGGCCGCCACCTCCCGCGGTGCTGACGCCATCCACCCCGGCTACGGCTTCCTGGCGGAGAACGACAAGTTCGCCGAGATGTGCCGTGATCACGGCCTCACCTTCGTCGGGCCGTCACCCCACGCGATTCGCTCGATGGGGGACAAGTCGACCGCCAAATCGACCATGCAATCGGTGGGTGTTCCCACGGTTCCCGGCAGCGAGGGTCTGCTCAGCAGCACCAGCCAGGCGGCCGCCCTGGCCGAGGAGATGGGCTATCCCGTGATGATCAAGGCCACTGCCGGCGGCGGTGGTCGCGGCATGCGCCTGGTGCCCGATGCGAGCCAGCTGGAGAGCCTGTACAAAGCAGCCCAGGGGGAGGCGGAAGCCGCCTTCGGCAACCCCGGCCTGTACATGGAGAAATTCATCGATCGGCCCCGCCACGTGGAAGTACAGGTGCTGGCCGACCGCCTCGGCAATGTGGTTCACCTCGGTGAACGGGACTGCTCGATTCAGCGCCGTCACCAGAAACTGCTGGAGGAAGCCCCCAGCCCGGCCCTGGATCCAGACCTGCGCCGCCGCATGGGCGAAGCCGCCGTTGCCGCCGCCCAAAGCATCAATTACGAGGGCGCCGGAACGGTGGAATTTCTGCTGGATCGCAGCGGTGGGTTTTATTTCATGGAAATGAACACCCGGATCCAGGTGGAGCATCCGGTGACTGAGATGGTGACGGGTGTCGATCTGATCGCCGAGCAGCTGCGCATCGCCGGCGGCGAACCCATCAGCGTGAGCCAAGAGGACATCCAGCTCACCGGCCATGCGATCGAATGCCGGATCAATGCCGAGGATGCCCGGCACAACTTCCGTCCCGCACCCGGACGCATCACCGGATGGCTTCCACCCGGCGGGCCTGGTGTGCGCGTCGACAGCCACGTTTACACGGGCTACGACATCCCTCCCTTTTACGACTCGTTGATCGGCAAGCTGATCGTCTGGGGCAAAGACCGCGACCACGCCATGACCCGGATGAAACGTGCCCTGAATGAATGTGCCGTCACCGGGATTCCAACCACGGTGGAATTCCATCTGGAGATGCTGGATCGGCCGGAGTTCATCAACGGCGATGTGCACACCAAGTTCGTGGAGCAGGAGATGCTCCCCTGAGCTCAGGCAACCGCCTGGGCGTGCATCAGGATCTGGGAGAGCAGACCCTGCTGGCCGACCAGCAACTCGCGCACGAGGCTGATCAACCCCACCCAGATCACTGGGGTGACGTCGACTCCACCGATCGGGGCGATCACGCGGCGGCTCACCGAGAGCACAGGTTCCGTTGGCCATGCCACCAGGGGCCAGGCGCCCTGGTTCAGATCGACCTGGGGATACCAGGTGAGCACGATGCGCAGCAGAAACGCCAGGGTCCAGGCCGCCAGCAGCAAGCCCAGAAGCAAATGGAGGACTGGCAGGGCCTGCAGCAGCAGCGGCGTCACAAAGCTCAAAGCAAATCGTCCCCTCATCGTAGAAAGACGGCATCGCTTCTTAAGATCGGCGCGGCTTTGAAGCAGACGGCAGCAACCCCATGACACCCTCCCTCTCCAACTTCCTGAGCAGCCTCCTTTGGGGAGGTGTCATCGTCGTGATTCCTGCCTCCATCGCCCTGTTCCTGCTGAGCCAGACCGACCAGGTCGACCGCAAGCTCTGATCCGCCCCTGGCGCCCCTCTTAGACTGACTCCTAAGCGGGAGCAGAGCTTTGGTTAACGCCAGTCTCAATTGGGCCAGCATCGTCGGCATCGTTTTGGCCGTCGGCGGCGCTCTGCTCTATTTCATGCGGTCGTTCAAGCCCGCCTTGGCGCGGGACTACGACGTGTTCTTTGCAGCCATCGGGCTGCTATGCGGCGGCATCCTGTTCTTCCAGGGATGGCGCCTTGACCCGATTCTTCAGTTCGGCCAGTTCCTGTTGGCGGGAACCACCGTGTTTTTCGCCTACGAGAGCGTGCGACTGCGCGGCGTGGCCACCGAACAAGCACGGCGCTCCGCCTACTTCGATGACGAACCGGCACCGGCCCGGGGCGGAGGCCCGGGGGGGCTGCGGGGCGGCTGGGATGACGGCGGTTACGACCGTTTTGATGAGCCTCAGCCGGTGCGGCGGCGCTTCTCAGGCCGTGACGATGACGCCGAAGAACGGCCTGAAGAGGAGTTCTACAGGCCGCGCCGCGCCAGCCGCGCCGCCATTCCTGAGGAAGCCGCCAGCCGTCGCTCGGCAGACAGTGAGCAGGGCGATTCCGGCTGGGACCAAAACGACGAGCGCTCCCGCCGCATGGCTCGCTTCCGCGCCGGCGAAGCCCGGGATGAACGACGCCCCGACTTTGGCTCCAGACGGACGGATCGAGAGGAACAACGCCGTGGCAGCCGGCCCATGGGGCGCCCTGAGCGTCCTGCCGGCGAACGGGCTCCTTCAGGAGCCGAGGATGCCGCCTTCGCCCCAAGCCGCAGTTCAGCGCCGAGTGGTTCCGCCCCGAACCGGGCACGCCCCAGCGCTAACCCGAACACCGCGAGCGACTCCAGGCGATCTGGCGAACCGCCCGTCGCCTCGAACCGGCCCAGCAGCAACCGCCAACCCCCCCGGAGCTCAAGGCCCTCGTCCGGCAGACCGCGGGACAACAGCTCCCGCTTCGACGACTGAGCCAGTTGCCTCGTCCGCTGCTGATCCTGCTCGCCAGCCTGGCGCTGGTGGGCTGCAACGGTCGCAGTGAACGGGCAGGTGGTGGCTTGCTCTCCAGCAGCCAGCAGGCCCCAGCTCTGAGTGGCAGTGGTGAGTGGCTGGCGGTCGTCAGCGATCGCGGCGGCCGACCCACAGTGCAGCTGCGCCGCCTCAGCGACGGATCCGTTGTCTCTGTTCCCCAGCTGAGCAGACATCAGCCCCACAGCTCCCCCTCCCTGAGCTGGAACGGCCGATACCTGGCAGCGATCACCCAGCGGGGGCGCCGCCGACTTGCGGTGGTTACCGACCGTCTGAACGGACGCATGCACCCCCTGCCGCTGCCCGGGGGCCGAGACCCAGTGCTGCTCAGCCTTGCGCCGGATGCACAGCAGATCGCCCTGCAGGTGACGGATCAGGGCCGGTGGCGCGTGGAACTGCTGGATCTGAGTGATCTGCTCGAGCCGGATCGTCCTCCGGGGCAGAGCCTCTCCACACCGGCGCTGTCGTCAGAGCCATGATCCGCGTCGCTCTGATTTTCAGCCTGGCGTTTGTGACCGGCTGCAGCAGTCCCAGGCCCACGCCCCGGCCCGACCTCAACGGCCTGCTGCGTCAATCCGTGAACAGCCGGCGGGATCCATCACTGGGGGGACGCTGGCTGGCAAGCCTGGGCCAACGCAATGGACGGGAGCGGGTCGAACTGATCGACCTGCGCAGCCGCAGCCCCGTCCCATTACCGGGCCTCAACCGTGCTGATGCCCAACCGATCAGCGTCAGCGTTAGTGCCGATGGGCAACGCCTGGCCGTGGTCCAGCAACGGGAGGACCGCACCGAACTGGTGCTCTACAGGCGCAACGTCGGGGCGACACAACGGCTGCCCCTGAATCCACCGGGTGTGCCCCGCAGCGTCAGCCTGGACGGTTCAGGCCGGCGACTGGCTGTGCAGGTGAGCCGGAACGGACGCTGGGATGTGGATCTGATCCGCCTGCCCTGATCAGGGCAGCAGCCCCGCCCAGTGCAGGAAGGTGTCGCGGCTGAGCACCTCGATCAACAGCACCGCCACAAAACCCACCATGGCGAAACGGCCATTCACCCGCTCGGCATAACCACTCCAGCCGAAGGCAGGCACATCGTTGGTGGTGGCGGACGTCTCCGGAACGGACGTGGTGTCAGGGTTCTCGCTGGTGGAGGTCATCCGGCCGGTTCAGGAACGCCCGAAGTCATAGCTGGTCGCCGGGATCAGCCGCCAGTCGTGATCGCCGCTGAGCTCCAGAACAGTGTCATGGAAATCCTTCAGGGTTGGACGGTGGCCCACGCTGATGAACGCCACCTCACGATCCCGCAACAGGGAATAAAGGCGCGATTCAGTCTCGACATCCAGGGCACTGGTGGCTTCATCCAGCACCACGACCTTGGGC comes from the Synechococcus sp. A15-62 genome and includes:
- a CDS encoding PRC-barrel domain-containing protein, with protein sequence MTPTPTPNDAITTGVPSDRLWLRSELMGTQVITRDTGRRLGVVGEVIVDIDRREVVAVGLRDNPLTRFLPGLPRWMPLDRIRQVGDVILVDSADSLSENFNPERYSRVINCQVITESGEQLGRVLGFAFDIETGELTTLVMGALGVPLLGEGVLSTWEMPVEEIVSSGPDRIIVYEGAEDKLKQLNSGVLEKLGVGGPSWEEQERERYRVNLVPVENQLTSGQPQEQEQRRLQASEAERFEADAELEYVELEDRRQELMQQRRYLDEPQRYDEQPYAEPPRYDERPPERARTYNEPAPFEQQPAYEEQAAYGEQAAYEEQPPRRAMPASRRAVQQSGEPLDVEPMEDAAPQRRSQDLDDPW
- the msrB gene encoding peptide-methionine (R)-S-oxide reductase MsrB, whose protein sequence is MSPSNPVERSAEEWKQSLTPEQFQVARCGGTERAFTGAYWNNKATGTYHCVCCGAPLFSSETKFDSGTGWPSFWDGVSSEAITTKADLTHGMVRTEINCAQCDAHLGHVFPDGPAPTGQRYCVNSASLDFKAS
- a CDS encoding glycosyl transferase, which translates into the protein MARPRPAEPGPAVVLVSNGPGELTTWVRPLAERLHSNLRLRPRSSEAPASLHLVLVPCPNATGQERAAAEPWGLFERIVPAGRFWSLLLRPQRYGPWPQKGVVVFLGGDQFWTVLLSARLGYRHITYAEWVARWPGWNDRIAAMSDAVRRQLPVRYQPRCRVVGDLMADLSSFARREDPLPGGQWIGLLPGSKPAKLSVGMPFLLETADRLAQLQPGCRFLLPLAPTTSVDELLRFAGTSNPISARYSASVASVEQEESVTELVTGAGTRIRLLEQHPAHGPLSQCTLALTTVGANTAELGALAVPMIVIVPTQHLEVMQAWDGGLGLLARLPGLRRLIGVLLTLWRLRNNGLMAWPNISSGRAVVPERVGAITPEEIAKEACDWLNAPERLEGQRQDLQALRGEPGAVAALAAEVRGLLPRELNAS
- the accC gene encoding acetyl-CoA carboxylase biotin carboxylase subunit translates to MPIGKVLIANRGEIALRIIRSCRELGIATVAVYSSVDKDALHVQLADEAVCVGEALSSKSYLNIPNILAAATSRGADAIHPGYGFLAENDKFAEMCRDHGLTFVGPSPHAIRSMGDKSTAKSTMQSVGVPTVPGSEGLLSSTSQAAALAEEMGYPVMIKATAGGGGRGMRLVPDASQLESLYKAAQGEAEAAFGNPGLYMEKFIDRPRHVEVQVLADRLGNVVHLGERDCSIQRRHQKLLEEAPSPALDPDLRRRMGEAAVAAAQSINYEGAGTVEFLLDRSGGFYFMEMNTRIQVEHPVTEMVTGVDLIAEQLRIAGGEPISVSQEDIQLTGHAIECRINAEDARHNFRPAPGRITGWLPPGGPGVRVDSHVYTGYDIPPFYDSLIGKLIVWGKDRDHAMTRMKRALNECAVTGIPTTVEFHLEMLDRPEFINGDVHTKFVEQEMLP
- a CDS encoding YggT family protein gives rise to the protein MTPLLLQALPVLHLLLGLLLAAWTLAFLLRIVLTWYPQVDLNQGAWPLVAWPTEPVLSVSRRVIAPIGGVDVTPVIWVGLISLVRELLVGQQGLLSQILMHAQAVA
- the psbX gene encoding photosystem II reaction center X protein; the encoded protein is MTPSLSNFLSSLLWGGVIVVIPASIALFLLSQTDQVDRKL
- a CDS encoding Ycf66 family protein; its protein translation is MVNASLNWASIVGIVLAVGGALLYFMRSFKPALARDYDVFFAAIGLLCGGILFFQGWRLDPILQFGQFLLAGTTVFFAYESVRLRGVATEQARRSAYFDDEPAPARGGGPGGLRGGWDDGGYDRFDEPQPVRRRFSGRDDDAEERPEEEFYRPRRASRAAIPEEAASRRSADSEQGDSGWDQNDERSRRMARFRAGEARDERRPDFGSRRTDREEQRRGSRPMGRPERPAGERAPSGAEDAAFAPSRSSAPSGSAPNRARPSANPNTASDSRRSGEPPVASNRPSSNRQPPRSSRPSSGRPRDNSSRFDD
- a CDS encoding chlorophyll a/b-binding protein, encoding MTSTSENPDTTSVPETSATTNDVPAFGWSGYAERVNGRFAMVGFVAVLLIEVLSRDTFLHWAGLLP